A single region of the Malus sylvestris chromosome 8, drMalSylv7.2, whole genome shotgun sequence genome encodes:
- the LOC126632136 gene encoding glyoxylase I 4-like, with protein MRNSGSDEFAGDGEIQEQQKQRWYSSSASKLVLPQLCLNHVSFVCKSVSKSVRFYEDVLGFVLIQRPSSFKFEGAWLFNHGVGIHLLESDTINASEKKCRKINPKDNHISFQCSDMAVVVQKLEEMKIEYVTAQVEEGGVTVDQLFFHDPDGYMLEICNCHNLPVLPISSSCPLNLITNTNPNHASSSSSLSSSSSSSSSFYGKRRSEKPCSGEAATLMMESLVMDVMNISM; from the exons atgaggaaTTCAGGAAGTGATGAGTTTGCTGGTGATGGGGAAATACAGGAGCAGCAGAAGCAGAGGTGGTATTCATCATCTGCATCAAAGTTGGTGCTGCCTCAACTGTGTTTAAATCacgtgtcatttgtttgcaagtCGGTGAGCAAATCAGTGAGGTTCTACGAGGATGTCTTAGGTTTTGTGCTCATCCAACGCccttcttccttcaaatttgagGGAGCTTG GCTGTTCAACCATGGAGTGGGAATTCATCTGCTGGAGTCGGATACCATCAATGCCTCGGAAAAGAAATGCAGAAAGATAAACCCAAAGGACAACCACATCTCGTTCCAGTGCTCAGACATGGCGGTGGTGGTGCAGAAACTGGAGGAGATGAAGATAGAGTACGTGACGGCGCAGGTCGAAGAAGGCGGAGTTACGGTTGATCAGCTCTTCTTCCACGACCCTGATGGCTACATGCTTGAAATTTGCAACTGTCATAATCTTCCAGTCCTTCCCATCTCCTCCTCATGCCCTCTCAACCTAATCACCAACACCAACCCAAACCATGCATCGTCGTCTTCCTCATTGTCGTCATCGTCGTCATCATCGTCGTCCTTCTACG GGAAGCGAAGGTCAGAGAAACCGT